Proteins encoded together in one Variovorax paradoxus window:
- the paoC gene encoding aldehyde oxidoreductase molybdenum-binding subunit PaoC, translating to MKFDTPATTNPIDQLKIIGKATDRIDGPVKTTGSARYAYERNTEVPNAAYGYVVGAGIAKGRIASMDLNAARAAPGVLAIVTARNAGKLGKGDFNTAKLLGGPDIDHYHQAVALVVANTFEQARAAAQLVRVEYTRAAGRFDLSAEMGGAQLPEPNPFSGQPETKTGDFPGAFAAAPVQLDATYTTPDESHAMMEPHASIAQWKGDKLTIWTSNQMIAWGVGDVAKTLGIPKANVRLVSPFVGGGFGGKLFVRADALLAALGARAAKRPVKVALQRPLMMNNTTHRPATIQRIRIGAGKDGKITAIGHEGWSGDLPGGQAETAVNQTRLLYAGANRLTTTRLAVLDLPEGNAMRAPGEAPGMMALEIAMDEMAEKLGIDPIEFRVLNDTQVDPEKPERPYSQRKLIECLRTGAERFGWSKRNATPGRQRDGRWLVGMGVAAAFRNNLLTKSAARVRLDSRGMVTVETDMTDIGTGSYTIIAQTAAETMGVPLDKVLVRLGDSAYPVSAGSGGQWGANNSTSGVYAACMKLREAVASKLGFASAAGVEFSGGMVRSGERVVPMAEAAGANGLAAEDGIEYGDLDKKYQQSTFGAHFVEVGVDAATGEIRVRRMLAVCAAGRILNPKSARSQVIGAMTMGVGGALMEELALDKRHGFFVNHDLAGYEVPVHADIPHQEVIFLDETDPISSPMKAKGVGELGMCGVAAAVANAVYNATGARVRNYPITLDKLLDRLPPVA from the coding sequence ATGAAATTCGACACACCCGCCACCACCAACCCCATCGACCAGCTCAAGATCATCGGCAAGGCGACGGATCGGATCGATGGTCCGGTCAAGACCACGGGCTCGGCGCGCTATGCCTACGAACGCAACACCGAAGTACCCAACGCCGCCTACGGGTACGTGGTGGGCGCGGGCATTGCCAAAGGCCGCATCGCCTCGATGGACCTGAACGCCGCCCGCGCGGCGCCGGGCGTGCTGGCCATCGTCACGGCGCGCAATGCGGGCAAGCTCGGCAAGGGCGACTTCAACACGGCCAAGCTGCTGGGCGGGCCCGATATCGACCATTACCACCAGGCAGTGGCGCTGGTCGTTGCCAACACCTTCGAGCAGGCGCGCGCAGCGGCGCAACTGGTGCGTGTCGAGTACACGCGCGCAGCGGGCCGCTTCGACCTGTCGGCAGAAATGGGCGGGGCGCAGTTGCCGGAGCCCAACCCGTTTTCTGGGCAGCCTGAAACGAAGACCGGGGACTTTCCTGGCGCATTTGCCGCAGCTCCGGTGCAGCTCGATGCCACCTACACCACGCCCGACGAGTCGCACGCGATGATGGAACCGCACGCTTCCATTGCACAGTGGAAGGGCGACAAGCTCACCATCTGGACATCGAACCAGATGATCGCCTGGGGCGTCGGCGACGTCGCCAAGACGCTCGGCATTCCGAAGGCGAACGTGCGCCTGGTGTCGCCCTTTGTCGGCGGCGGCTTTGGCGGCAAGCTGTTCGTGCGCGCGGATGCGCTGCTTGCCGCATTGGGCGCGCGCGCCGCCAAGCGGCCCGTGAAGGTGGCACTGCAGCGGCCGCTGATGATGAACAACACCACGCACCGGCCCGCGACCATCCAGCGCATCCGCATCGGCGCCGGAAAAGACGGCAAGATCACGGCCATTGGGCATGAAGGCTGGTCCGGCGACCTGCCTGGCGGCCAGGCGGAGACGGCGGTCAACCAGACCCGGCTGCTCTATGCGGGCGCCAACCGGCTGACGACCACGCGGCTTGCCGTGCTCGACCTGCCCGAGGGCAATGCCATGCGCGCGCCCGGCGAGGCGCCGGGCATGATGGCGCTGGAGATTGCCATGGACGAAATGGCCGAAAAGCTCGGCATCGATCCCATCGAGTTTCGCGTGCTCAACGACACCCAGGTCGACCCGGAAAAACCGGAGCGCCCCTACTCGCAGCGCAAGCTGATCGAGTGCCTGCGCACGGGTGCCGAGCGCTTCGGCTGGAGCAAGCGCAACGCCACGCCGGGCCGCCAACGCGACGGGCGATGGCTCGTCGGCATGGGCGTTGCCGCGGCGTTCCGCAACAACCTGCTGACGAAGTCGGCTGCGCGTGTGCGCCTGGACAGCCGCGGCATGGTCACGGTCGAAACGGACATGACCGATATCGGCACGGGCTCGTACACCATCATCGCGCAGACGGCTGCAGAAACGATGGGCGTGCCGCTCGACAAGGTTCTGGTGCGCCTGGGCGACTCGGCGTACCCCGTGTCGGCAGGCTCCGGCGGGCAGTGGGGAGCCAACAACTCGACCTCGGGCGTTTATGCCGCCTGCATGAAGCTGCGCGAAGCCGTTGCAAGCAAGCTGGGCTTTGCATCTGCGGCAGGCGTGGAGTTTTCGGGCGGCATGGTGCGGTCCGGCGAGCGCGTGGTGCCCATGGCAGAAGCGGCGGGTGCGAACGGCTTGGCGGCCGAAGACGGCATCGAGTACGGCGACCTCGACAAGAAGTACCAGCAGTCGACCTTCGGCGCGCATTTCGTGGAGGTCGGCGTCGATGCAGCCACGGGCGAGATACGCGTCAGGCGCATGCTGGCCGTGTGCGCGGCCGGCCGCATTCTCAATCCCAAGTCGGCGCGCAGCCAGGTGATCGGCGCCATGACGATGGGCGTTGGAGGCGCGTTGATGGAAGAGTTGGCGCTCGACAAGAGGCACGGATTTTTCGTCAACCACGACCTCGCGGGCTACGAGGTTCCCGTGCACGCCGACATTCCGCACCAGGAAGTGATCTTCCTCGATGAGACGGACCCGATCTCGTCGCCGATGAAGGCCAAGGGCGTGGGCGAACTCGGCATGTGCGGCGTGGCGGCAGCGGTGGCCAATGCCGTCTACAACGCCACGGGCGCTCGGGTGCGCAACTACCCGATCACGCTCGACAAGCTGCTGGACCGCCTGCCGCCGGTGGCCTGA
- a CDS encoding short-chain dehydrogenase, producing MRLTTSHRRPANSILVSEPRPRNALVQAVTRSFGAMTGQRQRDAERARERFEKLDFDQRVREIGEW from the coding sequence ATGCGACTCACCACCAGCCATCGCCGGCCGGCGAACAGCATTTTGGTGTCCGAGCCCAGGCCTCGCAACGCGCTTGTGCAGGCGGTCACTCGCAGCTTCGGCGCGATGACCGGGCAGCGCCAGCGGGACGCCGAGCGCGCACGCGAGCGCTTCGAGAAGCTCGACTTCGATCAGCGCGTGCGCGAAATCGGCGAGTGGTAA
- a CDS encoding HNH endonuclease, which produces MKPQVLQLDIQGTPQAWISLEHAAAHYATDSVVWEDGAGPLATMRGGFNVARGAESRLEISPIIALKGCAKVNLFDHTPAFSRRKLFVRDRFTCAYCAQHFREQDLTCEHILPISRGGSWDWMNLVAACRACNSEKADRLPEEADMKLVYLPYVPSRWEDFLLEGRNVRADVHDWLASRLPKGSRLN; this is translated from the coding sequence ATGAAACCCCAAGTTCTTCAGCTCGACATCCAGGGAACGCCGCAGGCCTGGATCTCGCTTGAGCACGCCGCTGCTCACTACGCGACGGATTCCGTCGTATGGGAAGACGGCGCCGGTCCGCTGGCGACGATGCGTGGGGGCTTCAACGTGGCGCGCGGCGCGGAGTCGCGGCTCGAGATTTCGCCGATCATCGCGCTCAAGGGCTGCGCGAAGGTGAACCTGTTCGATCACACCCCGGCCTTCAGCCGGCGCAAGCTCTTCGTGCGCGACCGCTTCACCTGCGCCTACTGCGCGCAGCACTTTCGCGAACAAGACCTCACGTGCGAGCACATTCTTCCCATCAGCCGCGGCGGCAGCTGGGACTGGATGAACCTGGTCGCGGCCTGCCGCGCCTGCAACTCGGAAAAAGCAGACCGCCTGCCCGAGGAAGCGGACATGAAGCTGGTCTACCTGCCGTACGTGCCAAGCCGCTGGGAAGACTTTCTTCTGGAAGGCCGGAACGTGCGAGCCGACGTGCACGATTGGCTCGCAAGCCGACTGCCGAAGGGCTCGCGGCTCAACTGA
- a CDS encoding Crp/Fnr family transcriptional regulator: MLPAKELNAFFERCIWPRALTQAERTKAFEALYVRHHEAHSYVCQRDEMADSWIGVLEGFLRVQDTTVDGRLIMFTGVAASGWIGEGSLLKPEHRRYEVMATRPTITVHLPRATFSWLLDRSIPFNHFMLSHLNERLGQFIAMVKFDRLLEPTARVARGISSLFHPVLYPNTDSTLRINQEEIGLLVGISRQRVNIALTELETAGLIQRGYGYITVMDRQALARYP; this comes from the coding sequence ATGCTTCCGGCCAAGGAACTGAATGCCTTCTTCGAGCGCTGCATCTGGCCGCGCGCGCTGACACAGGCGGAGCGAACGAAGGCGTTCGAGGCCCTGTACGTCCGGCACCATGAAGCGCACTCCTATGTGTGCCAGCGCGACGAGATGGCCGACAGCTGGATTGGCGTGCTGGAAGGCTTTCTTCGAGTGCAGGACACCACGGTGGACGGCCGCCTGATCATGTTCACGGGGGTCGCGGCCAGCGGATGGATCGGCGAAGGGTCGCTGCTGAAGCCCGAGCACCGCAGGTACGAGGTCATGGCAACACGGCCGACGATCACCGTCCACCTGCCGAGGGCCACGTTCTCTTGGTTGCTCGACCGGAGCATTCCGTTCAACCATTTCATGCTTTCGCACTTGAATGAACGGCTCGGGCAGTTCATTGCCATGGTGAAGTTCGACCGCCTGCTCGAGCCGACTGCGCGCGTGGCGCGCGGCATCTCCAGCCTCTTCCATCCGGTGCTTTACCCGAACACCGACTCCACGCTGCGGATCAACCAGGAGGAGATCGGGCTGCTGGTCGGCATCTCGCGCCAGCGCGTCAACATCGCGTTGACCGAACTCGAAACCGCGGGCCTCATCCAACGGGGCTACGGCTACATCACCGTGATGGACCGGCAGGCACTTGCCCGGTATCCCTGA
- a CDS encoding tannase/feruloyl esterase family alpha/beta hydrolase, with protein MHFLSSKALLPRAKLHAAAVSVAMLAACGGGGSDNGAPFLPLPAPPAAPPAAPPASPPPAPAVTAQKACADLNGKTVAGATLTATMEAASAPTPVYCKVTGTIAPALNFQISLPETWNGKLYYQGGGGYNGAITPPGAAALSQGYAVVASDSGHQDNALSANFALTDTFAAQLFGSLSVPTVMSTATETLATAYGALPAKSYFEGCSNGGREALMAVQRSPNLFDGVIARAPAYNWVGFMGAFNRNSRALAAPGGAFSAAKTALLSKHVRDACDGLDGIADGVVSNQAACTPAVANVAALRCAGGTDTGDTCLSDAQLDVVTSWNTEAAFTGSTTFRNAGWNLTGNEDDPGAWRTWLTGDGNVTMALQFLFQDTTVKNYLARDRTADSLAYTPWDQNQNALYAMAALNDATNTDIRPFINSGGKLILWHGGNDSALSAKSTLEYYGNMRTSVGAAAADASTRFYIAPGVNHCAGGPGADTADLLTALDQWVTKSAAPATLVAQKRDTDGSVLLSRPLCQYPQYPRYTGPANDAAASRLAANYACTS; from the coding sequence ATGCACTTCTTATCCTCAAAGGCCTTGTTGCCTCGCGCAAAGCTCCATGCTGCTGCTGTCAGCGTGGCCATGCTGGCGGCTTGCGGCGGCGGTGGTTCCGACAACGGCGCGCCGTTCTTGCCGCTCCCCGCACCTCCGGCTGCCCCGCCAGCCGCGCCACCGGCAAGCCCTCCGCCCGCCCCCGCTGTCACGGCTCAAAAGGCCTGCGCCGACCTGAACGGAAAAACGGTTGCAGGCGCGACCCTGACGGCGACGATGGAGGCTGCGTCGGCACCCACTCCCGTGTACTGCAAAGTCACCGGCACGATAGCGCCGGCGCTGAACTTCCAGATCTCCTTGCCCGAGACATGGAACGGCAAGCTCTATTACCAGGGCGGCGGCGGCTACAACGGCGCCATCACGCCGCCCGGCGCAGCGGCGCTCAGCCAGGGCTACGCCGTGGTCGCCAGCGACTCCGGCCACCAGGACAACGCATTGAGCGCCAACTTTGCGTTGACCGACACCTTTGCCGCCCAGCTATTCGGCAGCCTCTCGGTACCCACGGTGATGTCGACCGCAACGGAAACCCTGGCGACCGCCTACGGGGCCTTGCCCGCAAAGTCGTATTTCGAGGGCTGCTCGAACGGCGGACGGGAGGCACTGATGGCGGTGCAGCGCTCACCCAATCTCTTCGACGGCGTCATTGCGCGCGCACCGGCCTACAACTGGGTCGGCTTCATGGGTGCCTTCAACCGCAATTCCCGGGCGCTTGCCGCGCCTGGCGGTGCATTCAGCGCGGCAAAGACCGCCCTCTTGAGCAAGCATGTGCGAGACGCCTGCGACGGGCTCGACGGCATTGCGGACGGTGTTGTGTCGAACCAGGCCGCATGCACGCCGGCGGTGGCCAATGTTGCGGCGCTGCGCTGCGCCGGCGGAACCGATACAGGCGATACCTGCCTGTCGGACGCACAGTTGGACGTGGTCACGTCGTGGAACACCGAAGCCGCATTCACAGGCAGCACCACCTTCCGCAATGCGGGCTGGAACCTGACGGGCAACGAGGACGACCCTGGCGCCTGGCGCACCTGGCTCACGGGCGACGGCAATGTCACCATGGCGCTGCAGTTTCTGTTTCAGGATACGACCGTCAAGAACTACCTTGCGCGCGACAGAACCGCAGACTCGCTGGCCTATACACCCTGGGACCAGAACCAGAACGCGCTCTATGCCATGGCCGCACTCAACGACGCAACCAACACGGACATCCGGCCGTTCATCAACAGCGGCGGCAAGCTGATCTTGTGGCATGGCGGAAACGACTCGGCCCTCAGCGCGAAATCGACTCTCGAGTACTACGGAAACATGCGCACTTCGGTCGGCGCCGCGGCGGCCGATGCGTCCACGCGCTTCTACATTGCGCCGGGGGTGAACCACTGCGCCGGCGGGCCAGGCGCCGATACGGCCGACCTGCTGACGGCGCTCGACCAATGGGTAACCAAGAGCGCCGCGCCGGCCACGCTGGTCGCGCAGAAGCGCGATACCGATGGATCGGTTCTGCTCAGCCGGCCCTTGTGCCAGTACCCGCAATATCCGCGGTACACCGGGCCGGCCAACGATGCCGCGGCGTCCAGGTTGGCGGCCAACTACGCGTGCACATCCTGA
- a CDS encoding DUF1330 domain-containing protein gives MAKAYWVSAYRAVKDADKLAAYAKLAGPAIAAGGGRFLARGLPAQVYEYGLQERTVLIEFDSVEQARAVHDSPDYQAALAALGDGAERDLRIVEGV, from the coding sequence ATGGCAAAAGCCTATTGGGTCAGCGCGTACCGTGCCGTCAAGGATGCCGACAAACTCGCGGCCTATGCAAAACTCGCCGGCCCCGCAATCGCTGCGGGCGGCGGGCGTTTTCTGGCGCGGGGTTTGCCCGCGCAGGTTTATGAATACGGCTTGCAAGAGCGTACCGTGCTGATCGAGTTCGACAGCGTCGAGCAGGCTCGTGCCGTGCATGACAGCCCCGACTACCAGGCCGCACTGGCGGCACTGGGCGACGGCGCCGAGCGGGATCTGCGGATCGTCGAAGGCGTCTGA
- a CDS encoding response regulator transcription factor, giving the protein MSTIAEPSAPVPHAAPRIRVLIADDQALIRRGMAMLLDAAADIEVVGQAADGIEAVELARRLLPDVVLMDLHMPRKGGVLATREISGALPHTRVMVLTTFDRDDLVFDAVRAGAQAYLLKDASEEEVLDTVRAVHRGESRLTPQIARKVMDQFRLLADRVAQEQPAAPAPDHRAEAQATGPGELSQPDAMTKPLTDREAAVLELIAKGYGNRQIAAALNLAEGTAKNHVSRIMQKLHANTRTELAVLVLKK; this is encoded by the coding sequence ATGAGCACCATTGCCGAGCCGTCAGCACCCGTGCCGCATGCCGCGCCGCGGATCCGCGTGCTGATTGCCGACGACCAGGCACTGATCCGTCGCGGCATGGCCATGCTGCTCGATGCCGCGGCGGACATCGAAGTGGTCGGCCAGGCCGCCGACGGCATCGAGGCCGTGGAGCTGGCCCGCCGCCTGCTGCCCGATGTGGTGCTGATGGACCTGCACATGCCGCGCAAGGGCGGCGTGCTCGCCACGCGCGAGATCTCGGGCGCCTTGCCGCACACGCGCGTGATGGTGCTGACCACCTTCGACCGCGACGACCTCGTCTTTGACGCGGTGCGTGCCGGCGCGCAGGCCTACCTGCTCAAGGACGCCTCGGAAGAAGAAGTGCTGGACACCGTGCGGGCGGTGCATCGCGGCGAATCACGGCTCACGCCGCAAATCGCCCGCAAGGTGATGGACCAGTTCCGGCTGCTGGCCGACCGCGTAGCGCAAGAGCAGCCCGCCGCGCCTGCGCCAGACCATCGTGCGGAAGCGCAAGCCACCGGGCCCGGCGAGCTGTCGCAGCCTGACGCCATGACCAAGCCGCTCACCGACCGCGAGGCCGCGGTGCTCGAGCTGATCGCCAAGGGCTACGGCAACCGCCAGATCGCCGCGGCGCTGAACCTGGCCGAGGGAACGGCAAAGAACCACGTCAGCCGGATCATGCAAAAGCTCCACGCCAATACCCGCACCGAACTGGCGGTGCTCGTGCTCAAGAAATAG
- the oxlT gene encoding oxalate/formate MFS antiporter, whose translation MNPTSPTYISSGAPPRLIDNRWLQLAVGIVCMIATANIQYAWTLFVPEIQGKFGWERASIQVAFTIFVLVQTWLAPIEGYFIDKFGPRLIVAFGALFIGAAWFINSQATTLMGFYIGAAVGGIGVGSIYATCINNALKWFPDRRGLAVGLTAGGYGAGSAATILPIAAMIESSGFQQAFLFFGLLQGSLAFAAAWFLRPPKGNEVRGSTKVAQSRRDYTLGEALRTPLFWLMIVMFSCVVTGGMMAVAQLGVIAQDLGVKNFKVDLYFVTMAALPLALMLDRVMNGISRPMFGWISDHIGREKTMVIAFTLEGIGIIALGYFGHNPWAFLILSGVVFLAWGEVYSLFSALAGDAFGTKHIGKIYGVLYCAKGIGALFVPLGNLMMEATGTWSTVLYTVAGLDLFAAFLAIVALRPMLARHTASNIAASHAPSPAPDLAMPGGLAPAARTA comes from the coding sequence ATGAACCCCACTTCCCCGACATACATCTCGTCCGGCGCGCCGCCGCGATTGATCGACAACCGCTGGCTGCAGCTGGCGGTCGGCATCGTCTGCATGATCGCCACGGCCAACATCCAGTACGCATGGACGCTGTTCGTGCCGGAAATCCAGGGCAAGTTCGGCTGGGAGCGTGCGTCGATCCAGGTCGCCTTCACTATCTTCGTGCTGGTGCAGACCTGGCTCGCGCCCATCGAGGGCTACTTCATCGACAAGTTCGGACCACGGCTGATCGTGGCCTTTGGCGCGCTGTTCATCGGCGCGGCCTGGTTCATCAACTCGCAGGCCACCACGCTGATGGGCTTCTACATTGGCGCGGCCGTCGGCGGTATTGGCGTGGGCTCGATCTACGCCACCTGCATCAACAACGCGCTCAAGTGGTTTCCTGACCGCCGAGGCCTGGCAGTGGGCCTGACGGCCGGCGGCTACGGCGCCGGTTCGGCTGCCACCATCTTGCCGATTGCCGCAATGATCGAATCGTCGGGCTTCCAGCAGGCCTTCCTGTTCTTCGGCCTGCTGCAGGGTTCGCTGGCCTTCGCCGCGGCCTGGTTCCTGCGCCCGCCAAAGGGCAACGAGGTGCGCGGCTCGACCAAGGTCGCGCAGAGCCGCCGCGACTACACGCTGGGCGAAGCGCTTCGCACACCGCTGTTCTGGTTGATGATCGTGATGTTCTCGTGCGTGGTTACCGGCGGCATGATGGCCGTGGCGCAACTGGGCGTGATTGCCCAGGACCTGGGTGTGAAGAACTTCAAGGTCGACCTGTACTTTGTGACCATGGCCGCGTTGCCGCTCGCGCTGATGCTCGATCGCGTCATGAACGGCATTTCGCGCCCGATGTTCGGCTGGATCTCCGACCACATCGGCCGTGAGAAGACGATGGTGATCGCCTTCACGCTGGAAGGCATCGGCATCATCGCGCTGGGCTACTTCGGCCACAACCCGTGGGCCTTCCTGATCCTGTCGGGCGTGGTGTTCCTGGCGTGGGGCGAGGTGTATTCGCTGTTCTCCGCACTTGCGGGCGACGCCTTCGGCACCAAGCACATCGGCAAGATCTATGGCGTGCTGTACTGCGCCAAGGGCATCGGCGCGCTGTTCGTGCCGCTCGGCAACCTGATGATGGAAGCCACCGGCACCTGGTCGACCGTGCTCTACACCGTGGCGGGCCTCGACCTGTTCGCAGCGTTCCTGGCGATCGTCGCGCTGCGGCCGATGCTGGCAAGGCACACCGCCAGCAACATTGCCGCATCGCATGCGCCTTCGCCGGCGCCCGACCTTGCGATGCCAGGCGGCCTTGCACCCGCAGCCCGCACGGCCTGA
- a CDS encoding sensor histidine kinase produces the protein MNLARRIDPRRSMAAAIGWLLIALTLCLALVANLWLRGFVRATLLEQHGQRLEAAAEHVNAELDTALLLRLQAVSVVAAMLSEDVQHSEGERLKRSLQAVRRGVPDLIWLAVTDADGFIVAATDEQVVGQNVNQHAWISQGLDAAWIEEGRTPGERFLKLTAPVRNADGAIIGVVAANLSWSWVEKMVAEIRASPGEWLLVDRDGIVRHGPGALLGKRWHDVGDPITPFDPVVAGLGNDGSDLPTRIRTRRLLDNRPYLIASPPNARDGTLRRLGWQAVVIQPVESVAAFATAIEWRISIVLSLLGLGAAIAGIIVAHRLTRRVSVIAHSADAVLAGSATRIEVPQGADEAARLGSALDRLLNTLQRERDELRRLNAELDERVRQRTEEISRLAQESRAAEVVRERLRLARGLHDTLAHSMMAMLTEIRVLKHLASSRPDALPDELVRAERAARDGLDEARRAIDQLRSNPVRDIGLGAALSELAKNLSERSGMALDCQIDPALFALAAEPAATVFHMCEEVLRNVERHAGARRLLIRLHCVATDEVELEIGDDGTGFEPAAGAPGHYGIVGLREQAEAIGARLRIESRRGEGTWVSLRWTQPGQSAG, from the coding sequence ATGAACCTCGCACGTCGCATCGACCCACGGCGCTCCATGGCCGCCGCGATCGGCTGGCTGCTGATTGCGCTCACCCTGTGCCTGGCGCTCGTGGCCAACCTGTGGCTGCGCGGCTTTGTGCGGGCAACGCTGCTCGAGCAGCACGGCCAGCGGCTCGAAGCCGCCGCCGAGCACGTCAACGCCGAGCTCGACACGGCCCTGCTGCTGCGCCTGCAGGCCGTCAGCGTGGTGGCGGCCATGCTGTCCGAAGACGTGCAGCACAGCGAGGGCGAGCGCCTGAAGCGGTCGCTGCAGGCGGTGCGCCGCGGCGTGCCAGACCTCATCTGGCTGGCGGTGACCGATGCCGACGGCTTCATCGTTGCGGCGACCGACGAGCAGGTGGTCGGCCAGAACGTCAACCAGCACGCCTGGATCTCGCAAGGCCTGGACGCCGCGTGGATCGAGGAAGGCCGCACCCCCGGCGAACGCTTCCTGAAGCTCACCGCGCCGGTGCGCAATGCCGACGGCGCGATCATCGGCGTGGTTGCCGCCAACCTCAGCTGGAGCTGGGTGGAAAAGATGGTCGCCGAAATCCGCGCCTCGCCCGGCGAATGGCTGCTGGTCGACCGCGACGGTATCGTGCGCCACGGACCGGGCGCCCTTCTGGGAAAGCGCTGGCACGATGTCGGCGACCCAATCACGCCGTTCGACCCTGTCGTTGCCGGGTTGGGCAACGACGGATCCGACCTGCCCACGCGCATCCGCACAAGGCGGCTGCTGGACAACCGGCCCTACCTCATCGCCTCGCCGCCCAATGCGCGCGACGGCACCTTGCGCCGTCTCGGCTGGCAGGCCGTGGTGATCCAGCCCGTCGAATCGGTGGCGGCCTTTGCAACCGCCATCGAATGGCGCATCTCCATCGTGCTGAGCCTGCTGGGGCTCGGCGCTGCAATCGCCGGCATCATCGTGGCGCACCGCCTCACGCGCCGCGTGAGCGTGATTGCGCATTCGGCAGACGCGGTGCTGGCCGGCAGCGCAACGCGCATCGAGGTGCCCCAAGGCGCCGACGAAGCCGCGCGGCTGGGAAGTGCCCTCGACCGCTTGCTGAACACGCTGCAGCGCGAACGCGACGAGCTGCGCCGCCTCAATGCCGAACTGGACGAACGCGTGCGGCAGCGCACCGAAGAGATCAGCCGGCTGGCGCAGGAATCGCGTGCCGCCGAAGTGGTGCGCGAGCGCCTGCGCCTGGCGCGCGGGTTGCACGACACGCTGGCGCATTCGATGATGGCAATGCTCACCGAGATCCGTGTGCTCAAGCACCTGGCATCGAGCCGGCCCGACGCGCTGCCGGACGAACTGGTGCGCGCCGAGCGCGCAGCGCGCGACGGGCTGGACGAGGCGCGCCGCGCCATCGACCAGTTGCGCAGCAACCCGGTGCGCGACATCGGGCTGGGTGCGGCGCTCAGCGAACTGGCCAAGAACCTGAGCGAGCGCTCGGGCATGGCGCTCGATTGCCAGATCGACCCCGCCCTGTTTGCCCTGGCTGCCGAGCCCGCGGCAACCGTGTTTCACATGTGCGAGGAGGTGCTGCGCAACGTCGAGCGCCACGCGGGCGCGCGCAGGCTGCTGATTCGCCTGCACTGCGTTGCAACCGACGAAGTGGAGCTGGAGATCGGCGACGACGGCACGGGCTTCGAGCCGGCCGCGGGCGCGCCGGGGCACTATGGAATCGTGGGCTTGAGGGAACAGGCCGAAGCCATTGGCGCCCGGCTGCGCATCGAAAGCCGCCGCGGCGAAGGCACCTGGGTGTCGCTGCGCTGGACGCAGCCTGGGCAGAGCGCGGGCTAG
- a CDS encoding pyridoxal phosphate-dependent aminotransferase encodes MSRFPDNEIISLVGKAPRFDLAESVGPSLRLAELIDMAFGNDADFSLDYATAVGNPELRQHIASENGVDADDVVVTVGGMHALFLIAFTLCQAGDEAVVVEPVFPLARNALTAVGAVTRALPLSFDTGYRIELDALRKLLSPKTKLVSLASPQNPSGVAIPAQTLREIVALLAEHAPDARLLIDETYREAAYGEDRAAPSAACLGAEVISVSSLSKCHGAAGLRIGWAITRDKALRKALVTAKFSTVISCSPVDEALALAVFRQRERIIGERRTLLAQNLQFVEQWAQRHRGYVDWVRPDAGALCCMRLKPAVFDAAAVERFYAALAKYSTRVAPGAWFGDDPQVFRLGFGLPTLTALAIGLECVSVALTEAVRPARAAAS; translated from the coding sequence ATGTCACGGTTTCCGGACAATGAAATCATCTCCCTGGTCGGCAAGGCGCCCCGGTTCGACCTTGCGGAAAGCGTGGGCCCCAGCCTGCGGCTGGCGGAACTGATCGACATGGCCTTTGGCAACGACGCCGATTTTTCGCTGGACTACGCGACGGCGGTGGGCAACCCGGAGCTGCGCCAGCACATCGCTAGCGAGAACGGCGTGGATGCAGACGACGTCGTGGTGACGGTCGGCGGCATGCACGCGCTTTTTCTCATTGCCTTCACGCTGTGCCAGGCAGGCGACGAAGCTGTCGTCGTAGAGCCAGTGTTTCCGCTGGCGCGCAACGCGCTCACCGCCGTTGGCGCCGTCACGCGTGCCCTGCCGCTCAGCTTCGACACCGGCTATCGGATCGAGCTGGACGCGCTGCGAAAACTGCTGTCCCCAAAGACGAAGCTGGTGAGCCTGGCCTCGCCGCAGAACCCTTCGGGAGTCGCCATTCCGGCGCAGACCTTGCGGGAGATCGTGGCCTTGCTGGCCGAGCACGCGCCCGATGCCCGGCTGCTGATCGACGAGACCTACCGTGAGGCAGCCTACGGCGAAGACCGCGCAGCGCCAAGCGCCGCCTGCCTCGGTGCGGAAGTCATCTCGGTTTCATCGCTCTCCAAGTGCCATGGCGCGGCGGGGTTGCGAATCGGCTGGGCCATCACGCGCGACAAGGCGTTGAGAAAGGCGCTGGTAACGGCAAAGTTCAGCACGGTGATCTCCTGTTCGCCGGTGGACGAGGCGCTTGCCCTGGCCGTGTTCAGGCAGCGCGAGCGAATCATCGGCGAGCGGCGCACGCTGCTCGCGCAAAACCTGCAGTTCGTCGAGCAATGGGCGCAGCGCCATCGAGGCTACGTCGACTGGGTGCGCCCGGATGCGGGGGCGTTGTGTTGCATGCGGCTCAAACCCGCGGTCTTCGATGCAGCGGCGGTCGAGCGCTTCTATGCGGCGCTCGCCAAGTACAGCACGCGCGTCGCGCCCGGCGCTTGGTTTGGTGATGACCCGCAGGTGTTCCGGCTGGGCTTTGGGCTGCCCACGCTCACGGCACTGGCCATTGGCCTGGAGTGCGTTTCCGTGGCGTTGACCGAAGCCGTGCGTCCGGCACGCGCGGCCGCTTCCTAG